TCATCAACCAAGTGTTTGAAGTGGTGCTGAGGGTAATAGGCTCCTTCCGAGTAATCCCATACTAAAGAAGTATGAGTAAAAAGCGCAATTTCCTCGGGTGGCAAAGCATAGTCTCCGCTTTGTCCTGCTAATATCGTTTGTAGTTTGGGTGACAAACCGACACGATTGTAGAGATCTTGTAGCGTCCAATTTCGCCTTACAAATAAATTCCAATACTTGGGTAACTTCAACCAATCTGATAGATGGCGATTGTACCAACGGACTTCTTGAACTAAGCTGCGAATCTCTTGGTGTATTTGCTTGATTTCGTCACAATAGCGATTAATTGGTGTGGCTTGCTCTGGAAAAGTTGAGAGCAAACGCTGACGTAGGTTTTCCCAACCTAAAGGAATTTTAAAATCAATTTCTGGAGCAATAACGCGATCGATGCAATCGGGATTGAGGGAAACAAAGGGGACATCCCGCTCAATGTAATTAAGAAATTGCGCGATCGCCTGACCCGAGCCACACTGGGAAATATAGTGAACGTCTGCACAAAATCTATATTCCCCATAATCAAATGTATGACAGCATCCTCCCGCTAAGTAATGCTGCTCCAAAACCACAACTCGATATCCTTGTCGAGTCAAACAAGCGGCAGCTGACAGTCCTCCTAGTCCAGCTCCCATAATGACAAAATCGAAGCTTTCCATATCAGACTCTCCCCGGAATATGTCTACTTTTACACTAAGTAGAAAAGTTGAGAATCTTGTGAGTTTGTTTCAACCGAATGAAGTTAGTTGAACAAATATGTACAAAGTTAAAAGTCAAAAGCCAAAAGGAGCCAGTGCGTTGGGCGGCTCTGCCGACTTAAAGCAACTGGCGTTCAAAATTTGGCTCTTACTATCACCATAACAAATGACAAATGACAAGTGAATGATTAATTATAAAAAAGTTCCGCACTCACCACCATAGAACGTGCGGAACTATATCAGCGCAAAGGCGTAGCATCTACCAGTCACACTACCGTCATTCACAGATGACTCAGATGACTTGATATTTAATATAGAAATAGAATTTGAGGAACTTGTGAGGAAACAGTTGTCAGTGTAGAGACGTTACATGTAACGTCTGTACAAAGTTATCAGTCAGCAGGGTGAACAATGCCCACCTCTTCATCCCCTTCTTCCTTCATGATGTTATGAAAGCTGAAATTGCGCTTCATCTTTGGGATCGGCTCTGGCAACAATACCGTGCTAGAGTCAGCTACGCTCAAGTTTACGAACAAATGATTTTACAAGCAGGTGGTACGGTTGCCAACGACCATATTGCTTTTCGTTCGCTGCGGTTAAATATTGATACGCCCGAAGGAAAACAGAATTTAGGCATTGAGTATTTAGCTAGTGTTGCTGAGGCGTTGGGTTACACAGCAGCGGGAGAATATATTTTTCCAGCACAGAAATTATACGCTCGCCACTATCAACATCCAGAACAGGAACAGTATGACTTACCCAAACTATTTATTAGTGAATTGATTGTAGAAGAATTACCAGAGGCGATCGCATCTCTCATCTATCAAACTGTTAGCGATGCCTCTCTAGGGTGGGCAATGCCCTCTAATGCAACTAATCCAACCGATATAGATCTAATCGTAGATCGGCTCCAAGGCGTATTCACCCGCCCTTGGTCGCCTCCCAAACAATCTGTGGTAGAAGAAGTTAATCGAGTTACCCAATATGGAGCTTGGGTATTATTACATGGATATGCAGTCAATCATTTCACTGGCTATGTCAACCGTCAGCACACTCTACAATATCCAGATATAGAGACTACAGCTAACGGCTTAGCTACTTTGGGAGTACCGATGAAAGCCCAAATTGAAGGTAGCTTAGAAGTTGGTTTGCGTCAGACTGCTACTCATGCAGTGAAAGAGATAGTAACAGTCATAGATGATGTGACTGGAGAATTAATGCAAATTCCTTGGACTTATGCTTATTATGAAATTGCCGAACGCTACCCAGTAGAAGCAGCGGGAAAGAAAGTATTATTCGATGCATTCTTAGGACAAAATGCCCAACATTTATTTGAAATGACGAGGAAGGTATCTTCATAAAAGTAGCCAAAGACAGCGAGAACAATTACGTTTTTGGATGTTAGTTAGCAAAATTGATTTTGCTAATTTAATCGCACTAGCAATCGAGCTTTGCCAACCGGAATATTGGGCTTAACATCATCGAGAGCATTAAATTTACGCCTTAAGAGAGATATTTTAGCTCAAAAGTCAAAGTCTATCTTTGAGATACTTTAAATTATCGACGAGCGTGAAATCATTGCAATAGAGGTAAAAAACTAAATTGTAGAGATTTTAGCCATGACAGAAGCAAAGCGGCGGCTTGGATTTGAACAAGAGTTTTTCCTCGTCGATCGCACTGGGGCAATTTCTCATCGTGCCGATGAATTTTTATCGCGCTGTCAGGCGATCGCAACTGAAAAAGGCAGCAATCCAGATTGTTTTGCACCTGAATGGGTTAAGCATATTGTTGAAATTAATACAAACCCGGTCAATTCAGTTACTGAACTCACTCAAGAGTATTTTAGTAACCTGCAAATAGCAATCCAGGCGGGACAAGAATTGGATTTGAGACTCTATCCCTTGTCTACTTATCCCTTGCACGTCATGCCGATAATTCGTAATAAGTTATGGTATCACGTTCAACTGCGTACCGTAGGTTACGATCGCTTCTTGCACGCAGGCAGGTGTACGGGTACGCACCTACATTTGGAAGTTGAACCAGGGGCGATCGATCCGCGTATAGGAGTATCTTACGACGCTACTTTAGCAGCCAAAGCAGAAATCTTGAATCTCTTCAATCTAGCGACAGCTTTAGACGCTGCACTGATCGCGCTTTCCCGCGCTTGTCCGTTTTACGAAGGACGGGGAATGAATGTTTCAGCGCATACCGTACATTATCGCGGACGAAATATTTTTGGCTGGGAGGGAGTTTACACCAATCTGCAAGCCGTGGGAGGACTTCAGCCTTACGTCCATAGCGTAGAAGAATTAGTAGAGTTGCAGTTTGGGCGCTATCATGCTTGGTTGGAAGCGATGGATCGTGCTGGAGTAGAACGCCATCTGTTTTATGAGGCGGGAGGTAGCATGTTAAAAACGGCATGGAATCGCGTCCGACTCAATAAAATCGGGACGATCGAATTGCGCGGTACAGATAGTAACTATCCCGATCGCGTATTAGCGATCGCAACTTTAGTAAGTAACGCCGCCGCCAGAGTCAGACGCGAGAATTTAACCGTCAGACCAAAAGCAGGCGTTAAGACTTTTCAATTAAAGGGCGATCGGTTAGACGTACCAGAATTTGAATATTTAGATAACGATCTACTCTATACAGCCGTAACCGAAGGAGTGAAAAATCGAGAAGTTAAGGATTATCTCGACTCCATATTTGAATTTGCCACTCAAGACGGTGAAAATATCAATTTATTAACTAAATTTCGTTCCGATCTCGGTGAATATCAAACTACAGAAGCGGAACTGTTACAAGAATTCCAAACCTCCACAGGTGAAATTTCTCTAGATGAAGGACTGAGACTTGTACGCCAGTCGTGCGACAAGTTAGAGCAACAAGTTTTTAGTGTTATTGGTCATTAGTCATTGGTCATTGGTCATTGGTAGTTGACGGTTGACTGATAACTGATAACTTTGTACAGACGTTACATGTAACGTCTCTACACTGATAACTGACCTCACGATGCAAATTTAACCGCAGGTGATTTAACACCCCGCAACACGTCTAAAAAAGTAAATACCGCCGGAGTTAGCAGCGTATTTGCTAGCACAGCTACTCCAATGATTCTTTCTAATGGTACTGGCAAACTACACGCATGTACGGCTGATGGGATTGGTTCTGCTGCTAGCCGTGGCATAATTGTTGCGCCTAAACCTTGTAATACCATGCTGACAACAGTAGAGTCTTCGTTAACTTGGTAAGCAACCTGATGATCGATCCGAATACTTGCGCTTAGCAGGTGGTTGCGAAGCGTGGTAAAACACGCATTATTGGTACTAGGAACGATTAAAGGATAAGCAAATAATTCTTCCCAAGTACACTGATTCTGCCGCAAATTAGCAGATGGTGGTAGTAGAGCGACATATTCATCCCGCAAAATTTCCCAAGTCTCAAATTCCGCACTGGTAGGGAGGTGGGTAAAGCCTACATCAGCTTGACCTTCCCGCAAAGCTTTTTCTACGTCCAAGTGGTCGAAATGTTCTAAGATGTCGATCGCAATTCCTGGACTACGACGGCGAAATTGGGCGATCGCAGACGGTAAGATATGGGTAGCTGCACTCCGTATACAAGCAACTCTGACAGTGCCACTCTGCAAGCTTTTTTCTGATTTGGCTGCTGCAACCATCTCTTCCAATAGCTGCAAGATTTTTTCAGCATAACCGATGACCTGTTCTCCTACAGGTGTGGGAGATGCGCCTTGCCGACCGCGAGAGAATAATAAGATGCCTAATTCATCTTCTAATGATGCGATCGCGTGGCTGACTGCTGATTGAGACAAATCCAAGCGTAAAGCCGCTTCACTAAAATTACCGTATTCGGCTACTGCCAATAATGCTCGCAGTTGGGAGAGTTTGATCTGACTATTGCTAAGCTCTAGCATGGCTTCAACGATAAATGATGAATGAATTTGGCTCAATGCCACCCATTCATAACTTACCTTATTTTCGAGCTATCGATTTTATTCATACAACTATGCATAGATTGCTTTGTCATCAGAATTAGTAGTTGTTAGATTAGATTTGTGCCGCAAAACAAAGACTTATTTTTACTTTCAATTACCTCGAACTATGAAAGCTAATTGCGATTACTTAATTTCCCGTGGAAATGAAACAACTGACCGTAAATCTCACACTAAATTTGTTGTGGCAAAGCCAAACGACTATGCCAAGGTTTCCAAATTTTTTCAGCACTTATTTGCTTGGTTATTTCAAAGCAACGAACTACAAGTAAAGCAACGCCGCGATCGCCAAGGCAATACATGGTGGCAAGCATTCGATCCAAATACAAATGAGTCAACAAGCTTTGGCTCTGAAGCAGAAATGCGTTCTTGGATCGAGCAAAGATATTACCGCTAATTTTGTCAAAAACTGTAATTAATTTAGGAGACGAATATGAGAGATACTTCTTATCAACACACCGATCGCGCACCTGTTAGTCACAGACAGCAAGCCTACAACTTTGCTAAAAAAAGCTATCGTTCCGTGCGGCATCTAATTGTCGAATTCTGGAAATTCAGCAACTATTATGCAGAATATAAAGCCAGAATGAGAGGACAATAAAAGCGCGACCGCACGAAAAATAGATTTCATAACCCCCTCTTTATGCTTTTTTAAAGAGGGTTATCAATTTTTACCTTCTTACCAAAGAAGCAGAAATAAAAAAGCTTAAATTTAACTTTTGAAGAATGATAAAGCCCGACTGCATGAGGAATTGCCTCAACTAAAATCATTGGGTGATTTCCGTACTACAACAGCATCTTGTAGATTACACTTAAGAATAGACCTAACGAAGTTGGTAACTTATCTGTATCTATGGTACTTAACACCCCTAAGTTTCAGCAGGCGATCGAAACGGTAGAAGCTTTATCAATCGACGAGCAAGCAGTGTTGCTAGAAATTCTACACAAAAGACTTTTACAACAACAGCATGAGCAACTGTTGCAGGAAGCCATAGCAGCAGAACAAGATGACGCTCAGGGGAATGTAAAGAGTGATTCAGCCGGAGATTTTTTAGCAGAAGTAGACAATTTTTTACTGAGAATTGCACCTAGAAGTAAATTTAGAAAGGCTGAATCTACTTTCTGAATCTATCGCTTTAATGCTAAAGTCAATCCATCAGAAATTGGTACTAAACTTAAGGCTATTCTTTCATCATGATATAATTTCTCATTGAGCGCTCGAATTGCTTGAGTACTTCGATTTTGAACTTGAAAATTAGCCACATCTCCACCCCAGAGAACATTATCAATTGCAATTAATCCACCAGGACGAACTAATTGAAGCGATCGCTGGTAATAGCAGTCATAATTTTCTTTATCTGCATCGATAAAAGCAAAATCAAAAGATTCTGATTGTCCCGATGCCAATAATCGATCTAGTGTTTCTATTGCTGGCGCTAAGTGCAAATCTATTTTGTTAGCGACTCCAGCCTGCTGCCAATAACGCCGCGCTATATTTGTGTATTCTTTACTCACATCGCAAGCAAATATCTTACCATGAGCAGGCAGCGCTAGAGCCACAGATAAAGAACTATAACCCGTAAATACCCCTATTTCTAAAGTTTTTGTTGCTCCTAACAATTGAACTAGTAAAGCCATAAATTGACCTTGTTCGGGAGCAATTTGCATCATTGCTGCGGGATGATTAGCTGTTTCTTGACGCAACTGAGATAAAATTTCTGGTTCCCGTAGAGAGACAGATAGAAAGTAATCGTAGAGGCGATCGTCTAAACCAAGAGATCTTTTTTGCATAATTGACTGCTCGATAGAGTCATTCACAGTTTATACTAACTCTAGAAAGTTTCATATATCTAGAGTTCATTTGAGTTGCTGTCTCTTGTCGCCCACGAATGCAAGTTCTATGTACCGAAAATTACCGCTCGTTTTAATTGGAATCTTGCTAATATTTCTGACAGCATGTAGTAGCACTCCAATCGTAATCCCAAACGAGCGACTGGTGCAAAAAGCTTTAGCAGTTCAATTATCTCAAATACAACAACAAATCAGTCAGAAACTCCACCTATCTACACCACTTAAACTAGAAATTGATCGCCTGCGAATACAAGAACAGCAACAACTCAAAATTGGAAACTTACCAGCATATCGAATTATCGGAACTTACGATCGCACCTTACAAATTTCTCAACGACGGATAACGCAAGAAAATAATCCATTCGAGGTCTATTTACAACTTCAGAAAGAGGGGAAAACCTGGCGTTTAGCAATTCCTCAAACTACCGATGAAGATAAAATTCAATCCTGGCGTACTTATTTAATTGATGGGTGGTAGTTGGTAGTTGGTAATTGGTAATTGGTAATTGGTGAAAGGCGCTCTTGCGCTCTTGCGAGTGATACATTTTGAATGCGTGAATTCCGAATTCCGAATTCCGAATTCCGAATTCTCCTTACTCCCTGCTTCCTTAATTACGACTTACGACTTACAACTTACGACTTATAACATGGCATTATGTTATACGGAAACGGCTACAGGAAAGGAAAATAATGCGCCGACAACGCTTGTTCCTACTACCGATCGCCTGCATTGGTATAGTTGGCTTAGGAATAACTGGTTACAGTCTCACTACCCAAACTAACGCTCAAACTCAAACAATTGCCCAAGATACGCAAGCACCACTACGCGAACCAGATGTCGTCTACGTACCTACACCTCAAGAGACGGTAGACGAAATGCTCAAAGTTGCTAAGGTGACTAAAAATGATACGCTCTACGACCTTGGTAGTGGCGACGGACGCATCCCAATTACTG
This window of the Chroococcidiopsis thermalis PCC 7203 genome carries:
- a CDS encoding glutamate-cysteine ligase family protein encodes the protein MTEAKRRLGFEQEFFLVDRTGAISHRADEFLSRCQAIATEKGSNPDCFAPEWVKHIVEINTNPVNSVTELTQEYFSNLQIAIQAGQELDLRLYPLSTYPLHVMPIIRNKLWYHVQLRTVGYDRFLHAGRCTGTHLHLEVEPGAIDPRIGVSYDATLAAKAEILNLFNLATALDAALIALSRACPFYEGRGMNVSAHTVHYRGRNIFGWEGVYTNLQAVGGLQPYVHSVEELVELQFGRYHAWLEAMDRAGVERHLFYEAGGSMLKTAWNRVRLNKIGTIELRGTDSNYPDRVLAIATLVSNAAARVRRENLTVRPKAGVKTFQLKGDRLDVPEFEYLDNDLLYTAVTEGVKNREVKDYLDSIFEFATQDGENINLLTKFRSDLGEYQTTEAELLQEFQTSTGEISLDEGLRLVRQSCDKLEQQVFSVIGH
- a CDS encoding class I SAM-dependent methyltransferase encodes the protein MQKRSLGLDDRLYDYFLSVSLREPEILSQLRQETANHPAAMMQIAPEQGQFMALLVQLLGATKTLEIGVFTGYSSLSVALALPAHGKIFACDVSKEYTNIARRYWQQAGVANKIDLHLAPAIETLDRLLASGQSESFDFAFIDADKENYDCYYQRSLQLVRPGGLIAIDNVLWGGDVANFQVQNRSTQAIRALNEKLYHDERIALSLVPISDGLTLALKR
- a CDS encoding LysR family transcriptional regulator, with translation MLELSNSQIKLSQLRALLAVAEYGNFSEAALRLDLSQSAVSHAIASLEDELGILLFSRGRQGASPTPVGEQVIGYAEKILQLLEEMVAAAKSEKSLQSGTVRVACIRSAATHILPSAIAQFRRRSPGIAIDILEHFDHLDVEKALREGQADVGFTHLPTSAEFETWEILRDEYVALLPPSANLRQNQCTWEELFAYPLIVPSTNNACFTTLRNHLLSASIRIDHQVAYQVNEDSTVVSMVLQGLGATIMPRLAAEPIPSAVHACSLPVPLERIIGVAVLANTLLTPAVFTFLDVLRGVKSPAVKFAS
- a CDS encoding DUF1338 domain-containing protein, which gives rise to MKAEIALHLWDRLWQQYRARVSYAQVYEQMILQAGGTVANDHIAFRSLRLNIDTPEGKQNLGIEYLASVAEALGYTAAGEYIFPAQKLYARHYQHPEQEQYDLPKLFISELIVEELPEAIASLIYQTVSDASLGWAMPSNATNPTDIDLIVDRLQGVFTRPWSPPKQSVVEEVNRVTQYGAWVLLHGYAVNHFTGYVNRQHTLQYPDIETTANGLATLGVPMKAQIEGSLEVGLRQTATHAVKEIVTVIDDVTGELMQIPWTYAYYEIAERYPVEAAGKKVLFDAFLGQNAQHLFEMTRKVSS